The genomic window CGCGCAGGGCGCCAAAGGGGCCATACTAATGGGCGAAGTCGTCGATACTGGTTCTGGCGGACCGCTTGCCGGCGTGATCGTAAAAGCCCAACTCCAAAGCGATACGACATTCTCGGAGTATACATTCACGAATAGTGTCGGGAAATATCGATTTGGAAATCTCCGCTCCGGGAGGTATAGTGTCACCTGCTCGATCCTTGGTTATACCGCGGTACACACGGAGACACAAGTAGGATCCTCCAACCCTACGGTTCTTCGAGTTGCGATGGCCGAGCAACCACTCAATTCCGAAGAGGTCGTCGTCACAGCCTCCCGGCATGAAGAAAAGGCAACGCACGCGCCGGCATCCATCTCCGTGGTCTCTTCAGCGGAGATACGCGAACACATCAATTCGACTCCGACGGATGCGCTCGCCAATGTTCCCGGTATCGACCTGAGCCACGAAGGCATCGCCATGTCGACCTATGCGAGTCGAAGCATGCACAGCGTCTTTGGCAGCGATGTTCTCACAATGAATGATTATCATTCGATGGAAGTCCCTTCGATTGGAGGATTCTACGGCATTTTGATGCCACAAATGAACGAGGATATCGATCATATCGAGGTAATCCGCGGGCCTGGTTCCGCACTCTATGGACCGGAGGCCGCAACGGGAGTCGTTCACTTTATTTCGAAGTCTCCGTTCTCTTCTCAGGGTACCAATATCTCGCTCGCAGGCGGCGAGCGAAGTTATCTCGATGGTGGAGTTCGGTATGCGCAAGCACTCAGCGATAAGTTTGCATTCAAGATCAGTGGACATTATCTAAGAGCGAACGATTGGCAGCTTGCCGACGACCCGAAAGAAGACACAGCGCGAAAGTATGCTCAGCTTGCACTACTTGCTCCGAATCTCAGCAGCTCGGTCTATGATAGTCTCTCGCGTATCGGCAACCGTGATTATGCTCTCGAAGTATATTCGTTTGAGGCTCGGGCCGACGACATTCTTTCAGACGATGCTACTTTGAACATCACCGGTGGCCTTACCAATATCGCGAATGATATCGCGATGACCGAGGACTTCGGCGGGGCTCAGATCAAGAATTGGATGTATGATTTCGTTCAGGCCCGATTGAACTATAAAGATCTATTCGTTCAGGCCGCCATTAACCATAACAATACCTCCGGCTCGTATTTTCTGCCGACCGGTGCTCCGATCATTAATCGATCTTCGACGTATGTTGCGCAGATTCAACATCAATACTCTCCGATGAAGAACGAGAAGCTAACCTACGGCGCAGACTATCAAGCGATCCATCCAATATCCGACACGACGATCTGGGGACCAGACGATGGACATGGCAACGTCTCGATCGTTGGCGCCTATTTGCAGTCGCAGACTTCGCTTATGGACGATGCGCTCGAACTCGTGCTTGCCGGCCGACTTGATAAACACAGCTATCTGACAGAACCGATTTTCTCTCCCCGCGCTGCGGTCGTATATCACTTCAACGAACAACACCTCGTGCGCGCGATGTACAATGAGACGTACCTCCTCCCGACGGAGAACGATCTCTACGCGGATCTTCTCTTCGGCTCGGATGCATTTGGATTCGGTAAGAATCAGTTGCCTTTCACGCCGGTGAATGTTCGCTATGTTAGTCCCTATGTCTCTGGATTAACATTCAAGCCAAACGCGGATGGATCGTACAACATGAACACCACGCTCAACCTCGATCCTCGAATTCCCGGGACGCTGCCCACGAATTCAGCACTGAATGTACTCTGGCCAGTACTTCGCGGACTCGCGGTTGCAAAATTACAGGCCAAGAAGGACGGCCTTGACTCAATGCTGGCATCCATGGTTGGTGGTCTGAGTGCGCCCAATCCGCAACAGGTCGGCACATACATGGCGTACCTGAACCTACACGCCGCATCCACTGCGGATGCTTTTCCAGCCTCCTCCATCACAACGAATCCGCTTCCAATCAATGATGTCCAGGCTCAACATCAACGTACTCTTGAACTAGACTATCAAGGATCGGTCTCACGATCCTTTCAATATGAGGTGGACGCCTACCAGACACACTATTCCGCGATTCGGGCAAGTGCTGTCGCGCTCACCCCGAATGTTCTGATCAATGCTCAACAGTTTCACCAATATGTCCTCGACAGTTTAACACCCAAACTTGGACCGGCCATCGCTGGAATTGTCGCTGATTCGCTAACCGCCGCAATCGGTTCGCTCCCGCTTGGTGTCGTGCAACCGGTTGGTGGCGCAGCCAACGAGACACATCCAACTGACATTCTGATCGGTACTCGCAATTACCTTGAGAATAGCGTCGAGTTTTACGGAATCGACGCCTCGTTCGAGGCAAAACCGAATGATGACTGGGCCTTCACTGGCTCAGTCTCCTGGCTGAACAAGAACTACTGGTATGCTAGCGAACTGAATTCCGTTGATTCTTCCTCGCAGAATCCCTTTGCACTCAATATGCCGAAGTATCGCGCATCGATCGGGGCGCGGTACTCGGGGTTGGCTCGAGGCATGGGCGTCGAACTTCGCGACCGATGGAGCGATGCCTTCAAGATGAACGATAGCTATTGGATTGGCGATATTGGCGCGCGGCATGTTCTCGATCTCACCGTTAACTACCGTTTGGAATCATGGAACAATCTGATGCTGACGTTATCTGTGACGAATGTTCTCAATAATCTGCATCAGGAGCTAATCGGTGCCCCGCAAATCGGGCGACTGACGGTGCTTCGGGCAGCCTACACACTCCCGAGTTTATAGCTAGATCGATGAGATGAAAGGCGAATTATGAGATATCAGGTCAGTCTCCCCTGACATTTCATACTTCATCTTTCATATTTTCCAGATGCGGAGAGGTTTTTCCCCGGCGCGTGTTAGGCACCCTCGATGCCCCGCCGTAACGACCTCAAAAGTATCCTTATTATTGGCTCCGGCCCGATTGTCATCGGGCAAGCCTGCGAATTCGACTATTCCGGTACCCAGGCCTGCAAAGTCTTGAAGGAGGAAGGCTACCGTGTCATTCTCGTCAACTCGAATCCGGCGACGATTATGACCGACCCGGAATTCGCCGACGCGACCTATATCGAGCCGATAACGCCCGAATACATAGAGGCCATCATAGAAAAAGAGCGCCCTGACGCGATTCTCCCAACGATGGGCGGACAAACTGCCCTGAACAACGCGTTAGCGCTCCACGAGCGCGGCTCCTTGAAGAAAAACAACGTTGAACTCATCGGTGCCAAACCGGAAGCGATCAGGCGTGCGGAGGACCGCGAAGAATTCCTGGCGACCATGAAGTCGATTGGTCTGGAGATGCCGCGAGGCGGGTTCGTCAACTCAACGGATGAGGCTCTCGATCTCATTGAGACGGTCGGTTTCCCGGCCATCATCCGGCCCAGCTTTACTATGGGTGGTTCCGGTGGCGGTATCGCCTGGAACAAGCAGGAATTCCGCCAGATCGTCCAGCACGGGCTCGACCAATCCCCGGTTCACAGGGTGCTCGTTGAGGAGTCCGTGATCGGCTGGAAGGAATTCGAGCTTGAGGTCATGCGAGACCTCGCGGATAATGTCGTCATTATCTGTTCGATCGAGAATTTCGATCCGATGGGCGTGCACACCGGCGACTCGATCACCGTCGCGCCAGCCCAAACCCTTTCGGACAAAGAGTATCAACAGATGCGAGACGCAGCCATCAAAGTTATTCGCGCCATCGGCGTGGAGACGGGTGGCTCGAATATTCAGTTCGCGCTGAACCCCGAGAACGGTCGCATTCTTGTGATCGAGATGAACCCTCGGGTCTCCAGGTCCTCCGCGCTTGCTTCGAAAGCGACGGGCTTTCCCATTGCGAAAATTGCAGCACGGTTGGCTGTCGGCTACACGCTTGATGAAATTCCGAACGACATCACGAAGATGACGCCGAGTTGCTTCGAGCCGACGATCGATTATTGCGTCGTCAAGATTCCACGTTGGGACTTCGAAAAATTCAAAGGCTTGGAAGCAAGCTCTTCACAGCTTGGCGTTCAGATGAAGTCGGTCGGCGAAGCAATGGCATTTGGCCGTACGTTCAAAGAGGCCATGCAAAAGGCATTGCGTTCACTCGAGCAGGGACGTTACGGACTTGGGGCGGATGGCAAGGATGAGTTCGATATCGCAGAGATGTCGGAGCAAGAGAAGATACACGCAATGGAAACAGTCCGCGAGCGGCTCAGCCAACGTCGAAGCGATATGATCTTCACACTACGGTATGCGCTTCAACTCGGAATGTCGATCGAAGCTATCCACGAATTAACCAAGATTGACCCGTGGTTCCTGGATCAGCTCTGGCAAATTGTGCGAATGGAACGGGAATTACGAAGTGCTGCAGAAAGCGTTCGAGAGTATCATTCGAGCGAGCAGTTCACGATTAAGTAGCAACTCGTTCAATCGCCGCCAGCAAATTTTCGGTCTTAAATGGCTTCGTCAAGAACTCACGGAATCCTTTCGAGATGGCTTCTGCGCGGTCATGCTCTGAGGCATAGCCGCTAAGCGCAATCGCTGGGACACGCTTTGGCGAGTGAGAGAGAATATCATAGCCAGTCCCATCGGGTAATGAGAGATCGCTGATCAACAGATCGAATTCCTTCGATCTTAGCAGATCCATTGCCTGCGCCACGTTGGCGGCGTGATCCACCTGGTGTTGTCTCAATTCAAGCAACACTTTCATCGCCAGACCGGTATTGAGGTTATCCTCAACAAATAATATCCTCATCGGCGCTCTGAACACTCATTCGACAATACTCGTTACTCAATCCTGCATGAGTAATCTTAGTCAGAGAATCCTGGTCGCGGTCGTGGGCATCCCGATCGTAGTTCTTGTCATTTTCAAACCGTACAGCTTGCTCGGCCTTGCGATCATCTTCGCCTTGCTCGCCGTGCATGAGTTCTACAATCTTGCCAAAGCCAAAGGCTTCATCCCGCAAGTGGGGATTGGCATGGCGCTAACGGCGCTCATCGTTCTGACCTTTGGGGGCATGCATCTTCATGACCTGCTTGCCACACTTCATATTCATGTTGGTGCCGATGTCGAAACAACGGCACTGGTGCCGGTGCTTTTGATCCTCGGGACGATCGTGACGCTCATGGCGGAGTTGTTCAAAGGTTATCCGAACCCGCTCGTCCAAGTCTCAGTCACACTTGGCGGGGCGCTCTATATTGGCCTTGGACTCGGAGGATTTTACGGTGTCCACGAATACTTTTACATCCACGCTGCCATGACTCGACTGGATATTTCTCCAGCTCAGGTTTCTGCTCAGGCCGGATACTTCACCATCCTTCTCCTGGCATCGATCTGGATTTGTGATTCCGCTGCATATTTCATTGGCCGGTCCTTCGGCCGGCACAAAATCGCCGTTCGTGTCAGCCCAAACAAGTCCTGGGAAGGCGGCATTGCGGGACTTATCGCTGCGATTGCAACCTGGATCATTGCGATTAATGTGTTGGATTCACTCGCGGAAGTTTCTCTCACAACGGCCATCGCGATGGGCCTGATCACTGGAGTGCTGGGACAGATCGGGGACTTTGCCGAATCGATGTTTAAGCGGGATGTTGGAGTCAAGGACTCATCGGCTCTCATTCCTGGTCATGGAGGTGTACTGGATCGGTTGGACTCGATTCTCTTTATTTTTCCTACCACTTATGTATACCTCCACCTATTTGGTATCTAATCACCATCTTTGTCCTAGGTCCCCCAATCGCGCGGATACCGAAAGTCGAAGTTGATCGTGCGGCTAGAGATCTTTGCGATAAGAGGAGGCCGCCGCTTAAACTGAGAGCGCTGAATCTTCTGACGAATTCGACCGATCAATTCGCTGGAAAAACCACGCCGCATCAGGGCGTCATCTGATTCTCGCAAGTCGACCATAAAGAACAATAGTTCGTCGACTTCGTGGTAGGCGATTCCAAGTTCTGCTTCATCTGTTTGGCCGGGCCAGAGATCGGCAGATGGAGCCTTATGCACGATGGAATCTGGAACGCCCAAATATTCCGCCAACTGCCAGACTTGTGTCTTATAGAGATCGCCAAGGGGGTTGATTGCGCTGGCATTATCGCCAAACAGAGTAGTATAGCCGAGCAGCGATTCGGTCTTGTTCGAAGTGCCAATGACAAGCCCACCAAGTGCCATTGAACGATCGTAGAGCGCGATCATTCGCAACCGCGCGAGTGCATTGCCACGCCGCATGCGGTCCATCTCACCAATGCTATTTTCCGTCTCATTGAAAAAAGCGTCCGCCGTGGAAGAAATACTTAACAACTCATGGGATAAACCCAGGTCCTTCACAACCGCTTCGGCATCGCTTACGCTCTCCGGATTCGAAGTACGGAATGGCATCAGCAAAACGTGGACATGTTCAGAGCCCAGCGCGCGAACCGAAAGATACGTCGAAAGCGCAGAATCCACACCGCCGGAAAGACCAATCACTACTTTTTTCAGACCGGTCCTGCGGACTTCATCTCCGATAAATATGCTTAGCACGTGCGCTGCCTGCTCGGCATTCAGCACGAGTGGCGATTTCGAAAGTACATGCGGCGCTTCCATCAGTGATACTTTACTTCAAACTTCTTTTTGAGTGCGTCGGCGACAACCTTAGGCACGAAATCGCTGACATCTTTGCCGTACCGGGCCAACTCGCGAATGATTGTCGAGTTCAGATACGTGTACTGTTCGTGCGGCATGAGGAAGACCGTCGTGATTTCCGGCGCCAGTTTACGATTCATCAGCGCCATTTGGAATTCATATTCAAAATCACTTACGGCGCGCAGTCCACGAACGACGGCTGTCGCGCCGGTCATGCGTGCATACTCGACGAGCAGACCCTGGAATGCATCGCTTCGAATGTTCGTGCGGTCAGTACAACATTCGAGAACAGCGGCTTCGATCAATTCGCGTCGTTCGGTCTCCGCAAACAGCGGTGCCTTCTGGCTATTGCGAGCCAGAGCAACAACAACTTCATCGAACAGCTCGGAAGATCGGCGAATAATATCCAGATGTCCGTTCGTGATCGGGTCGAAGGTACCGGGATAGATGGCAATACGTTTCATTCGGTTGCTAGAACAAAGTTCTTCTTGAATAATCCTGAATAATCGAACCTCAATGCATCCTACGGATGCTAGACGATGATCGTGAATGATGCTTCTCCGGCACGTAGCTCTCGAAGTAGTTTTGCATTCTCCGGAATGTGCGGTTGATCTCCAGTGCGGTGCTCGATAACACAAATGCCTCCTGGCGCGAGCCAATCCTTCGCAAATATTCGGTGAGCTATCTCCTGAAGTGCACGTGTCTCATCATAGGGTGCATCGGAGAAGATCAGTGAGTATGGTTCGCTCTCTGTCCGTCCTGCTTCGAGAAACCGAAAGACATCTTTCTGGACAAGTGTTATGGCGCTGCCAATTTCGAGTTTCTCGGCATTTTTGCGGATAGCCTCTGTTGCCTTGCGATCGCGCTCGACCAAGGTGGCGGACTGCGCTCCGCGACTGAGTGCCTCGAAAGCCAGCGCACCAGAACCCGCAAAGAGATCGAGAACGCGTACGCCGTCAAACTCTATCATGTTTGCGAGGACATTGAAGAGCGCCTCCCGCGCCCGGTCCGTTGTCGGCCGCGTCCCAGTATTGCTCGGGGCAAGCAGCTCACGGCTTCGGAATTTACCGGCAACAATTCTCACTTGGCTGTCAGCATTGCCATGTATACGCACGCCGCTCCGATCGCGAGCGTGTAAAGATGCGGTGTTTCGCCGACAAGCCTGACCGCATCTTCTGTGAAGTCACAAAGTGGGACAAAATCCTCGATGGAGATCACGCGAATATTACGCGATTCATCAGAATCAAAGTTTTCGAAATGGTCGAGATCGAAGCCGCTCAAGATTATGCTCGAAGCATCCGGTCTGGGAGACAATCTGGAGCGTTCCTCGGCATACTCCTCAATGAATGACTTCAGCGAGGAGGACGCAAGCTGCGCGTCTGTGTTCTCTCCGATGCGATGAAGATAACTCAGTCCTCCATTATTCGCTTCGATGAGTGCCGCATTGACTCCGTCCAATGGCTCCAGCACCATACGCAAAGCGCTTAGCGGCGAAATTGCAGGTGCAAGCCGCTGAACAAATTGGTGGAGCACCGTTGAGCCAAGCGTGGAAGAAAGCACGTGACGATCGATTTGCTCTCGCAACGACTTCGGAACGTGAATCTGGGATTCTTCCTCGAGTTCAGGAGAGGTAACCTCCTGTGGCACTCGATATGAGATGTCGTGTGCCGGGTCGTATGCCTGGACAATAAGATCAGGTATGCCATTACGCTCACCTGTGCAGAGCAGCCGCTCACCGTGCAATTCGAATGCAAGGGCAAGCGCGCTATGCGTGGTGATACTGTGGACGAGGTACTGTAGCAATGTCCACAAATTTACGTCAATCAATCCAGCTTCGCATCAATCGAGCATGAGAAATCGCTTCATCCCCTCGAAATGCTTGGGACCAATGCCTCTGACATTTCGAAGTTCCGCCAGCGTCCGAAACCGCCCACGTTCGGAGCGATAGGCAATGATTCGGTCGGCAGTCGCAGGGCCGATATTCGGCAATTTCATTAGATCGGCTCTTGTGGCACGATTGAGTGAGATTGAGCCGAGGCGAAGATCGGCTCGCTTGCTATGGTTCTCCATGCGCTGCCGCACCGAAGACGGTAGCAATGAATCCTCAGGCAATGAGAAGAATAAGGAATCCTGGGTATTCGCGATCTGACTCAAAGCACGGTAGATGCTATCCTGCTGGTGTTGCTGGGAAATTTCGGTTGCAGAGCGGCCTTGAGGGAACCACTCATAATAGATCCGCTTGCCTTCTCGGAAGGAAATAATGGAAAGTCCCAGGCCAAGAAAAAGTAAGATCGCCCGCGTCTCGCGCGGAGTGTAAAACTGACCGGCGAGCTTGTTCAGCTTCGGAAGGAGATCGCGGAACATTGGTGATAATTTCCGTTCTTAACGAGCTTTTCGGGAGATTCTTTCCGCCCGAACGTATCCACCGCACTGATTAACCCTGATCGGGAAGGAATTCTTCGGCGCCCGGATTGTTCGATTGCCGCTAAGTTCAGAAAAGACGAATATGTTCACGCTGATTGTAATTCTCATTCTTCTTGTCTGCGTCGTTTTGACGCTTGTCGTGCTTTCGCAGTCCTCCAAGGGCGATGGACTGTCCGGCGCATTAGGCGCTCCGGGATCAGTCGGGGCCGTCTTTGGGGTACGCCGGGCTTCAGATTTCCTCCAAAAGACCACAATTTGGCTCGGCGGAATTTTCGTCGTGCTCTGCGTATTAGCAAATCTCTTTTTCCTTCCGCGCGAGAGCACCATTCCTTCGGCCGTTCAGACTGGCAATGCTCCCGTCACCCAACCGGCTCCTCAGCGTCAATCCGCTCCATCCGCGCCGGCAGTTCCATCCGGAGCCCAACCAGGGACTGGACAGACGAACCCGGACAATTCTCCGATGCCCGCGAAGTAATTGCGAAGTGCTACCGGGTGTATACAGTCGATTAGGTTGATTGATATTGCGTACCATGCTTCATGGCGTTGCGAATCATACTTCAAGCATTGCGGCTAAGCGGCTAATATGAGGCAACTCTTCAGTTGAATGGAATTATCTCAGCCATTCAGACTTTATGTCTCCAATATTGCATTAGACCGATGAAACGCTACCTGACTGGCTGGTCCATCCTCCTTCTCCTCACACTCGCACTGACCGAAGTTGCACCCCAAGCTGCCTGCGGCAGGAAGCTGAAAATTTACAGCTTGCCAAAAGAGATTGCGCCCGGCCAGTTGGGCATGCTCATTTTCGAGAATCCAAATCCTGCCCTCCAAAAATCTGAATCGAAATGCATCGGCGAACGGCTGCCTGGATGGACAAAGTCCGACATCCCAATTCTCCGAATCGAACAAAACGGAAAGCAAGTCTGGATGCCGCTTATATCTTATCAAACAGTGGGTGATAGTTCAATCGCGACATTTATGGCGCCCACCACTCTCGAACCAGGCAAGGCCCAGTTGTTTCTGATTAATGACCACGACTTCAGTATTCCGTCCTCCTTCACCGTTACCAAGGAGTTGCACACCGCTCTCCGAGGAATTACAGGGCCTGAAGTAAGACCTCTAGGGACCGTTCATATTATTGGGGATGGCTTCGTGCCCGAAGGCTCGATCCACACCAAGAAGGCGATCGATGAGTTGGAAACCAATATTGGCTATAGCAAGCTTTCGAAAGCCGACCAATGGACGGCGCTCAACCGGCGGGTCATGAAGGACTGGACGAGTTTTGCTCGCGGCAACTTTCTTACTATCGAACAAAACGGCAAGAAGTGGCGCATCCCTGCCGATGGATGCGGCATCGATCTGCGTGGCATGCTACTCGACTATACGCTCCCGCCCGACCTCGTGGCCGGCAGAGCCACGTTTGCTATTTATGTACGTTTGGGCGGCATGGATGTTCTGGAGACGACTCCAATACCTGTGACTGTCACTCCATAAATACCGTTTTGATCTTGAAGCCACCTAGTCGCCGTTGTTCTTGAAACGAACACTATTTCTTTGCCTGCTGCTGACCGCGGCATTTACGGTTCGCGCGCTGGCGCAATCTTCCGATTCTTCGCGATTAAAGAAAGTCACTCGCGTCAAGAAATCCGTCAGCCATGCCCTCGGCGATACGGTCGGAGTTGTCAACGGTGTAGTCATCACGTATGGTGATTTCAAGTCATTGCTGTCTGGAACGATCCATGAGTATGTGACCCGGACGAGCGAGCATATAATCACTGATAGCGCCTATTCCCTTCTGATTGACACCGCATGGAACAAAGCCGTGGATGATATCATCGAAGAGCGGGAAATCGAACGCCGGAAACTCAGTTTGAACGATTCGGAGTTGCGGGCGATGGTCATCGAACATCCACCCGACTTTCTGAGAACACAATTTACCGATTCGACCGGCACGTTCCATCGGGAGATTTTGTCAAACGCAATGAATGACCGTCGCAACGATACGGTCGTGGCGGGCATTCTTGCCAGCGAGCGCATTCGATTGGAGACAAACCGGCTGATCGCGGCAGTCACGACGAAAGCAAAGACTGAGGCCGAACGGGGACGAATGTTCCATGCCTGGCTCCGCCGAATGCGAGCCGAGGCTCGCATTATCGATCGTCGATTGAATTTTGGATTTTATTAGGCTGTTTCGTATCCATATTATTTTCGTTCATTCCCATTAGAATTTGCCACAGCACGAGCATCGCAACCACGAGAAGACTGAAGATGATGCGCGGTCGGATCACGGATACTATCCCCGGGAGCCGATCGAACCGGCACGCATTGAATCTGGCGAGATCTTCGACAACGATCCGGAGCGCGACCGACGCTTGCCGCGTCGACGGCTGGCTCGCGAACGCGTTCTCCAAATCCTCTATGCGAACGAGCTTTCCGGACGAGATCTGGACGAATTATTTTTCGATCTCGCACAACAAGACTTATCTGTTGATACGGCAGCGCTGACCTTTGGGCGCGATCTGGTCCGCGAGTTTACGGTCCATCGCGAGCAGATCGACAAATTGATCCACGAGAAGCTGACCCACTGGGATTTTCGTCGCGTGGCTTTACTCGACCGATTATTGATTCAAATGGGCATCGCGGAGTTACTCTGTTTTCCCGACATCCCGCCCAAGGCAACGATCAACGAGCTGATCGAAATCGCAAAGGACTATTCGACCGAAGAAAGCGGCAAATTCATCAATGGCATTCTTCATGCCGTCATGACTGAGTTGCAGAAGACCGGCGAGCTAAAAAAGACCGGACGTGGGCTTATCGATCGTGGCTTGAATGACCGAGAAGATCCTCCCTCAGTGGATGACCCACACACCACCGCAACTTCATAGCCGAGTGGGCTACGATAAAAAGGTCATTGGTTCTTGGGCGATGTTTGATTTCGCCATGGGGTCGTTCTCGACCACGATGGTTGTCTTCATCTTCCCGATCTATTTCCATGACGTGATCGTGCAGAACGGGCACGGTGACGCGTATTGGGGCCTGACGGTCTTTGGCTCGATGTTGCTCGTCGCTCTCATCACTCCGTTACTTGGTGCGATGGCTGACGTCCTGCACAACAAGAAGCTCTATCTCGGCATCTTTGCCGCGACAGTGGTAACCTGCACGGCCTCGCTCTATTTTGTCCAGCCTGGTATGGTGCTTGTCGCAGCGCTGCTCTTCCTGTTTGCGAATGCTGGCTATGAGGGTGGACTCGTGTTTTACGATGCATTCTTACCAGAGATCACCACTCCGGCGAGCTTCGGACGGGTCTC from Bacteroidota bacterium includes these protein-coding regions:
- the nusB gene encoding transcription antitermination factor NusB, with protein sequence MPQHEHRNHEKTEDDARSDHGYYPREPIEPARIESGEIFDNDPERDRRLPRRRLARERVLQILYANELSGRDLDELFFDLAQQDLSVDTAALTFGRDLVREFTVHREQIDKLIHEKLTHWDFRRVALLDRLLIQMGIAELLCFPDIPPKATINELIEIAKDYSTEESGKFINGILHAVMTELQKTGELKKTGRGLIDRGLNDREDPPSVDDPHTTATS